From the Macaca nemestrina isolate mMacNem1 chromosome 7, mMacNem.hap1, whole genome shotgun sequence genome, one window contains:
- the LOC139355503 gene encoding golgin subfamily A member 6-like protein 26 has protein sequence MWPQPHRPTHPMMSEETRPIKLAKAKEKLRDYHPQANPSVGTGASDTKKKNINNGANSETTTSGGCHSPEDEKKASHQHQDALRRELEAQVHTIRILTCEKTELQTALYYSEHAVQQLQGECRHLVGRLHDSWNFARDLEWDLSPVATQKKKADRYIEELTKERDALSLELYRNTTTDDELKEKNAKLQEKLRLVESEKSEIQLNVKELESKLEKAKLLLPQQLQEEADHLGKELQSVSAKLQAQVEENELWNRLYQQQEEKMWRQEEKIQEQEQKIREQEEKIREQEEKRQEQEEKIQEQEKEMWKQEEKIKEQEEKIREQEEKRREQEEKMWRQKEKIQEQEEKIHEQEEKIREQEKKRQEQEKKMWRQEKMHEQEEKMHEQEEKIREQEKRRQEQEEKIWRQEEKIREQEEKMHDQEEKIREQEKKMHKQEEKIPEQKKKRQEQEEKIPEQKKKRQEQEEKMWRQEKKIREQEEKMHEQEEKIQEQKEKMHNQEEKIQEQEEKIHEQEEMIKEQEEKMHKQEEKIREQEKKRQEQEEKMWRQEEKIREQEEKMHEQEEKIQEQKKKIQEQEKKRQEQEEKIWRQEEKMHEQEEKTQEKEEKRREQEEKMWEQAEKIWRQEEKMREQEEKIQEQEQKIQEQEEKIREQMWRQEEKIQEQEEKIQEQKENMHNQEEKIREQENKMHKQENIWEQEKKRQEQEEKMRRQEKQLREQEEKIWRQEEKIREQKEIIQEQDEMMREQEEKMCEQEEKLGKKEDMLREQEEKMCEQEEILGEKEDMLREQEEKLWEQEKKMWEQEEKMWRQEKKLGEQEEKMWRQEEMMREQEKKMWEQEEMIWEKEQKIREQEEKMRRQEEKMWEKEEKMRRQEEKMREQETRLWQQEEKMQKQEEHLEAAIYRAHDKKAKTINM, from the exons ATGTGGCCCCAACCCCACCGCCCTACCCATCCCATGATGTCCGAAGAAACCCGACCGATCAAATTGGCCAAGGCCAAGGAAAAG TTGAGAGACTACCATCCCCAGGCCAACCCTAGTGTTGGTACAGGAGCAAGCGACACCaaaaagaagaacataaataatGGTGCTAACTCTGAGACAACCACTTCTGGAGGTTGCCACTCACCTGAGGAT GAAAAGAAGGCAAGCCACCAACATCAGGATGCCCTAAGGAGGGAGCTAGAG gccCAGGTTCATACCATACGAATCCTTACATGTGAGAAAACTGAGCTTCAGACGGCACTCTATTACAGCGAGCATGCTGTCCAGCAGTTGCAAG GAGAGTGCAGGCATCTGGTCGGCCGCCTGCATGATTCATGGAATTTTGCAAGAGATTTAGAGTGGGATCTCTCTCCTGTCGCTACACAGAAGAAGAAGGCTGACAGG TACATCGAGGAGTTAACAAAGGAGAGGGACGCCCTGAGTCTGGAACTGTACAGGAACAC CACAACCGATGATGAGCTGAAGGAGAAAAATGCCAAACTACAAGAAAAACTTCGacttgtagaatctgagaagtcTGAGATCCAGCTCAATGTAAAGGAGCTAGAAAGCAAGCTGGAGAAAGCCAAGCTCCTGCTGCCACAG cagctgcaggaggAGGCTGACCACCTGGGTAAGGAGCTGCAGAGTGTGTCCGCGAAGCTCCAAGCCCAGGTGGAAGAGAACGAGTTGTGGAACCGCTTGTACCAGCAACAGGAAgagaagatgtggaggcaggaagagaagaTACAGGAGCAGGAACagaagatacgggagcaggaggagaagatacgggagcaggaggagaagaggcaagagcaggaggagaagatacaggagcaggagaaggagatgtggaagcaggaggagaagataaaggagcaggaggagaagatacgggagcaggaagagaagaggcgggagcaggaggagaagatgtggaggcagaaggagaagatacaggagcaggaggagaagatacatgagcaggaggagaagatacgggagcaggagaagaagaggcaggagcaggagaagaagatgtggaggcaggagaagatgcatgagcaggaggagaagatgcatgagcaggaggagaagatacgggagcaggagaagaggaggcaggagcaggaagagaagatttggaggcaagaggagaagatacgggagcaggaggagaagatgcatgatcaggaggagaagataagggagcaggagaagaagatgcacaagcaggaggagaagataccagagcagaagaagaagaggcaagagcaggaggagaagataccagaacagaagaagaagaggcaagagcaggaggagaagatgtggaggcaggagaagaagatacgggagcaggaggagaagatgcatgagcaggaggagaagatacaggAGCAGAAGGAGAAGATGCACAATcaggaggagaagatacaggagcaggaggagaagatacatGAGCAGGAAGAGATGAtaaaggagcaggaggagaagatgcacaAGCAGGAGGAGAAAATACgggagcaggagaagaagaggcaggagcaggaagagaagatgtggaggcaggaggagaagatacgggagcaggaggagaagatgcacgagcaggaggagaagatacaggagcagaagaagaagatacaagagcaggagaagaagaggcaggagcaggaggagaagatttggaggcaggaggagaagatgcatgagcaggaggagaagacacaggagaaggaggagaagaggcggGAGCAGGAAGAGAAGATGTGGGAGCAGGCGGAGAAGatttggaggcaggaggagaagatgcgtGAGCAGGAGGAGAAAATACAGGAGCAGGAACAGAAGAtacaggagcaggaggagaagatacgggagcagatgtggaggcaggaggagaagatacaggagcaggaggagaagatacaggAGCAGAAGGAGAATATGCACAAtcaggaggagaagatacgggagcaggagAATAAGATGCACAAGCAGGAGAATATATgggagcaggagaagaagaggcaggagcaggaggagaagatgcggaggcaggagaagcagctacgggagcaggaggagaagatatggaggcaggaggagaagatacgggagcagAAGGAGATAATACAGGAGCAGGATGAGATGatgcgggagcaggaggagaagatgtgtgagcaggaggagaagctgGGGAAGAAGGAGGATATGctgcgggagcaggaggagaagatgtgtGAGCAGGAGGAGATTCTGGGGGAGAAGGAGGATATGCTGCGGGAGCAGGAAGAAAAGCTGTGGGAGCAGGAGAAGAAGAtgtgggagcaggaggaaaagatgtggaggcaagagaagaagctaggggagcaggaggagaagatgtggaggcaggaggagatgatgcgggagcaggagaagaagatgtgggagcaggaggagatgaTATGGGAGAAGGAGCAAAAGATacgtgagcaggaggagaagatgcggaggcaggaggagaagatgtgggagaaggaggagaagatgcggaggcaggaggagaagatgcgggAGCAGGAAACGAGGCTGTggcagcaggaggagaagatgcagaagcaggag GAGCACCTGGAAGCTGCCATCTACCGAGCACATGACAAGAAGGCAAAAACAATAAACATGTAA